The DNA segment GTCTCTTCCAACGCACCCTTGCCATTCCAGCCGCCCTGACCAATCAACGTCTGGAATGACACGATGTGCTGATGGTTTTCAGTTGTTAAGGTTCTCAATTCCCAACACGATGTGCTGATGTACGACATCTACCGACTACTGTCTACTGTCTACTGTCTACTGTCTACTGTCTACCATCTACCCTGCCCATCCTTGACCTACGCCGGACTGATCTTCAGCACCAGTGGGAAGCCCGTGGCCGGGCGCCCACTGACATCGACCCGCAGCCCATCCTGCTCCTGGTGCCAGGTGACCGGCTGGGGACTGCCCAACAGTTCCACCTGACCGATCCGGGGTGGACGTGTGGCGGCCTGGGTGCCCAGGGAATGGACGACCACCTGACCGTCGGCGGGCCAGTCCAACACATGGGCGTAGAGGGTGTTGCCCCGGGTGGTAAAGCGGATATCCGCGCTGGTGAAGCGGGCCCGGCGGGTGTCGGTGAAGGCGCCCTCCAGCACCTGGGTGGGGCCTTCACCGTGGGTGATCCAGGGGCGGGTGCCGTAGATGGCTTCGCCGTGGACCTGGAGCCAGCCGCCGATCTGGCGCAGGATCTCCACCTCCGGTTCCGGGATGGTGCCATCGGCCCGGGGGCCCACGTTGAGCAGCAGCGCGCCGTTTTTGCTGACCACGTCGATCAGGTCGCAGACGATGTCGTTGGCTTCCTTGTAGTCGTGATCCTGGATGTAGCCCCACGAATTCTTGGAGACCGAGGTGTCGTTCTGCCAGAAGAGGCCCCGGATGCTGCGCACCTGCCCCCGCTCGATGTCAAAGACCGCGGTGCCGGCGGGGAAGGCGTCGTACTTGTGGTTGATGGCCACCCCCTTCCCCCATGAGGCCGCCATGTTGTAGTAGTAGGCAGCGAACTTCTTCAGATAGGGCTTGAAGGCCAGGTTCATGATCCACCAGTCGAACCAGAAGAGCTGGGGTTGGTACTTCTCCACCAGCTCGCAGCAGCGCAGCAGCCAGTCCTCCAGAAAGGCCTGATCGGGGCTGTTGGCCAGGTATTGCTCGTGGGGGCGGGGATGTCGGGCCGGCCCATAGAAATCCTCGTACTGGGGATCCTGCACGTCTGAGTCAAACTCCCGTCCGCCGCCCATGAACCACCAGTGCTCGGCCCGGTGGCTGGAGACACCGAAGACCATCCCCTCCTCGCGGACCGCCTCTGCCAGCTCGCCGATGAGATCCCGTTTTGGGCCCATCTGGGCCGCGTTCCAGCGGGAGAGGTCGCTGGCGTACATCTGGAAGCCGTCATGGTGCTCGGCTACAGGTACCACGAAACGGGCGCCGGCCTCCTTGAACAGCCGGGCCCAGGCCTGGGGATCGTACTGCTCCGCCTTGAAGAGGGGGATGAAGTCCTTGTAGCCGAACTGGCGGTGGGGGCCGTAGGTGGCCAGGTGATGCTGGTATTCTCGGGAACCCTGGAGATACATGTTGCGGGGGTACCACTCGTTGCCGAAGGCCGGCACGGCATAGACGCCCCAGTGGATGAAGATCCCGAATTTGCCATCCTGGTACCAGTCCGGCACCTGGTAGGCTTCCAGGGAATCCCAGGAGGCGTTGAATGGGCCGGCGCTGATGCGGTTTTCAATCTGCTGAAGGCGGTCGGTGGTCATGGTAGTGGCCTCATCCTTTGTTGAATGTGTTGAATGCGTTTTCTGGCGGGCAATTCATGGGGGGCACCGTTGCCTGGGCAACTGGATACTTCCTGGTGCGATGGGTTCGACATAGGACCGAATGGAGGGCGGAAAGTTGCAAGGCAGAGAGCCGGCATGCCATCATCGGCTCACGGAGATTGTACGCGAGGGGGTGGGGCCTGTCAATTCTGATACGGTACGCGTACCATACGGGGTGGGTACCGGTGTACCCTGGGACTGCTATGTGGATGGCATCTGCCAGGATAGTGCCTGTCATGGTCTCTTTGTGTGGTAAAATAACTTTTACCATGATCACTTCGGTGCGCGCCCGTCTGAGCCTGCTCTTTTTTCTATTCTTGCTCCTGGTCCTGGCCTCGGTCACGGTGACCTACGCCGTCGTGGCAAGCCAGCACCATGATGCGCGACTGATCAACCTGGCCGGCCGCCAGCGCATGCTTTCCCAACGGATGGCCTGGTTGGCCCTCGTCGCGCCGACTGACCCCATGCTGGAGGCCGACCGCCAGCGCTTTACCCAGACCCTCGATGCGCTGCGTCAGGGCGGCACAACCCTGGATGTAAACGATCAATGGGTGGTGCTGCCTCCACCCGATAACCCGGCGATGCAGGCAGCACTGACGGACGTTTGGCACGCCTGGCTGCGTTTTAGCGTGGAGCTGGACCGCAGGATTGCAGCCCCTGGAGAACCCAACGTTGCGTTAACGGATGCGGCGCTGGTGCTGCTCGATACGCTGGACGTGGCTGTGGCACAGTTCACCGTGCAGGCTGAGGCAAAGGTGCGGCGCCTTCAGGTCATCCAGTTCATCTTTTTGCTTCTGGCCCTTCTGCTCTTGTGGATGGGATATCGGGTCACGCGGCAACACGTGGTGGATCCGCTGGCGTCCCTCGGCGAGTCTGCACAGCAGATAATCGCTGGCGAAATGGAAAAGGCTATCCCCTCCTTTGTGGATGAGGAATTACGTCAACTGGCCACTGTGTTGGACACCCTGCGCGTCGAGGTATTGGCGAGTCGACGCCAGCTGGAGGCACGTGTGGCCCAGCGGACCCAGGAATTAACCACTGCCTTTGAGTTTAGCCAGGAAATTGTGGCCCAGCTGGAGCTGGATAGCCTACTCAAGTCAGTGACCAACCGCGCCCGCTCGCTCTTGAATGGCCGCGCGGCTGCCCTCTGTCTGCTCGATGAACAGGGCACGACACTGCGCCTGGCAGCCAGCAGCGGCGTTGACCAGGCCAGGCCCGAACTGCGTCAACCCGCCACAGCAGACCTGCCTGCCAGGGTCATCGGTCAGGGCCAGACGGTGGTAGCTGAGACCGCGTGCGCCCGCTGTGGATTTCTGCGCGGGCTGGTCGGCGCTCACTGTGTGGCTACACCCTTGTGCGTGGGTGACGAAATCCTGGGCTCGCTCTGCGTAGTACGTTCTGGACAGGAGGCCTTCAGTCCCGAGGAGCAGACGGCGTTGGCACTTTTGTCCAACACCGCTGCGGTTTCCATTGTCAATGCGCGCCTGGTGGAGAGTGACCGTCGCCAGGCCCGACAGCTTGCCATCCAACAGGAGCGCGCCCGGCTGGCTGCTGAACTCCACGATAACCTGGCCCAGACGTTGAGTTTCCTCAATTTCAAGGCGGAGAGACTGAACGAGCTGATCGTCGAGGGTGCTATGGTCAACGCTGCTATGGAACTGGCCCAGATGCGGGGGGCCACCAGCCGGGCCTACAGCCAGGTGCGTGCCGCCTTAACCGGTCTCTACGCGGGCGAGCCCGAAGGACGGCCCCTGGCTGCGCAACTGGTCGCCTGTGTGGAGGAGTTGCGGACCGTCACCAGCCTTCCCATCGAGCTGGTGATTGCCGATGAGGACGCACTGGCCTTACCGGCCATTGCTCAACAGCAGGTGCTCCACATCGTGCGTGAAGCGCTGACCAATGTCTGGCGGCACGCGGAAGCCCAGCATGTGTGCGTGCACGTTGCTCAGATGAATGGTCAGGCATGTTTCAGCGTGCGGGATGATGGCCGCGGCTTTGACCCCGCATGTGTGGATAGTATGTCCCACATGGGGATAGCCATCATGCGGGCGCGCGCTGAACGTAGCGGTGGCTGTTTTACCGTCCGTTCTCGGCCAGGCGCCGGCACTGAAATCCTGGTCACCTTTACACTGCCCGCCAGTGCACAGCCGGCAGGAGAGGCATGATGGGTAGATGGTCGATTTTGCTGGCTGATGACCATGAGCTATTCCGGACCGGGCTGGCCGGATTGATCGATGGTCAGCCCGACCTGCAGGTAGTGGGGCAGGCCGGCGATGGCTTCGAGGCCTTGACTCTGGCGCGTACGCTCCACCCTGCCCTGATCGTGATGGATATCTCCATGCCGGTTTGCGATGGGCTGGAGGCCACCCGGCTAGTGCGCGCCATGCCTGAACTGGCCGATGTCCGCATCCTGATGCTGACCGTCCACGACGAGGACGAGAAGCTCTTTGAGGCTATCAAAGCCGGTGCTAATGGCTATCTGCTCAAAAATACCACTTCCGGGGAATTCTTGCGTGGGGTGCGATCTGTGCTGGCGGGCGAAGCCATCCTGCCCCCTCGGCTGGCAGCCAGGCTGATGGAGGAATTCGCCCGACTGGCAACCCGCTCTCCATCTGAGGAGAATCGCCAGCGGAATAGCCTGTCGGTGGACAACGCCCTGACCGTACGGGAACTGGAGGTGCTTGCGCTGATCGCCACGGGCGCATCTGATCGCCAGATTGCTGATCAGCTTTTCATCAGCCTTCATACCGTCAAAACCCACGTCCGCAATATTCTTGCCAAGCTGCACGCGGCGAACCGTCACGCCGCCGTAGACCAGGCGCGGCAGCGAGGTTTGCTCTAGCCCCTTCTGTCCAATCTGACCAAGAACTAATTCTTTCCTCCAAGAGCGATCGTGAAGATCGCTCTTTTTTCATGCCTGATTCTGATTGTGAGGGATAGCCCTTCACCTGTTTTGTTTTCTATACTGGGCAAGCATAGAGACCACAGGAGGTGCAGGGAAAATATGAGCGCTGCCGTACACAGAGTTCTGATCGTTGGCGACTCCCTCTTTGCTGAAGCCGTCGACCAACTGTTGCGACACAACCAGGCGTTGGAGGTGACGGGAATTGTGATGAATATGGCCGAAGCCTTGTCACAATTGTCCCTGACATTGCCGGATGTGGTCCTGGTATTGAACAGCGGCGGAGAAACGAGGCTGGATCCCTGTTCATTGTTAGTTGCCTATCCCGACTTGCCGGTCCTGTACGCCGATCTCACCGGCGCGGATTTCCGCATTCTTCGCAGTCAACCCATCGGTAGCCGAGCCGCTGACTTGCTGGCGGCCATTCAGGCCCTTCCCATTCGGAGGTGACAATATGACTGGATTGTCTCGTCGAGATTTTCTCAAGGTGTCGGGTGGCGCCGCCCTAGGGCTGGCCATGGCAGGTACACCCCTGGAGTGGCAGCTGTTGCAGCCGGTTAACGTGGAGAATCCGCTGGCAACCTACCCCAATCGAGGGTGGGAACAGGTCTACCGGAACCAGTACAGCTACGATTCGTCCTTCACCTTCGTCTGCTCGCCCAACGACACCCATGCCTGTCGGCTGCGCGCCTTTGTGCGTAACGGCGTCATCTTGCGCTGCGAAACCAACTATGACGTGGAGCGCTACAGCGACCTTTACGGCAATAGGGCCACTGCCCACTGGCACCCGCGCGGCTGCAAGAAGGGCCAGACCTTCCACCGTCGCGTCTATGGACCGCACCGCCTCAAGGGGCCGCTCATGCGCAAGGGGTGGAAGGAGTGGGCCGACGACGGCTTCCCTTTGCTGACGCCGGAGAACCAGGAGAAATACAGGTTCACCTCCCGTGGAACGGACGAGCTGCTGCCGGTGGACTGGGACACGGCCTATCGTTACATCGCCAAAGGCATGGTGGCCATCGCCCGCCGCTACTCCAGCGAGGAAGGCGTCGAGCTGCTGCGCCAGCAAGGTTACCCCGAAGAGATGATCGAGGCTATGGGCGGCGCGGGCACCCGTACCTTCAAGTGCCGCGGCGGCATGGGCCTGCTGGGCGTCATCGGCAAATACGGCATGTACCGCTTTGCCAATGGCCTGGCCCTCCTGGACGCGCACATCCGCGGGGTCGGCCCAGAGGAAGCAAAAGGCGGTCGCACCTGGTCCAATTACACCTGGCACGGCGACCAGGCACCCGGCCATCCCTTTGTCACCGGCCTCCAGGCCTCGGACGAAGATTTCAACGACCTGCGCAACTCTCGGCTGCACATCCAATGTGGCAAAAACCTCGTGGAAAACAAGATGGCCGAATCTCATTTCTTCGTAGAGTGCATGGAGCGGGGCGCCAAAATCGTCACCATCACACCGGAATATTCGCCGCCCGCCACCAAGTCGGACTACTGGATCCCCATCCGCCCTGCCACCGACACGGCCCTCTTTCTGGGCATCACCCGTTGGCTCATGGACAACAACCAGTACGATGACGACTTCGTCAAGCGCTTCACCGACCTGCCCCTGCTGGTGCGGCTGGACACGCTCAAGCGGCTGCGCGCCGACGAACTCTTTCCCGACTACCGACCCGGCCTCCACCCGGAGGGGCCGAGCTTTAAGCTCCAGGGCCTCAAACCAGAGCAGTACGAGCGGCTGGGCGATTACGTCGTGCGCGATGCGTCGGGCGAGTTCAAAGCTCTCACGCGCGACGACGTGGGCGAGGTGCTGGCGCAGAAGGGCATCGACCCGGTGCTGGACTGGAGCGGCGTGGTGACTCTGGCCGACGGCAGCGAGGTCGAGGTGATGACGCTGTGGGCCATGTACCGGGAACATCTGCAAGACTATGATCTGGATACCGTGGCGGAGATCACCAATGCCCCACGGCATCTCATCGAGCAACTAGCTAAAGACATCGCCACCATGAGCCCGGTGGCCCTCCACATCGGCGAAGGCATCAACCACTGGTTCCATGCCACCCTGGCCAACCGGGCGCAGTTCCTCCCCCTCATGCTCACGGGCAACATCGGCAAGCCGGGCGCCGGTTGTTACACCTGGGCGGGCAATTACAAGGCTGCGCTCTTCCAGGGCTCGCCGCAGACAGGGCCGGGCTTCAAGGGGTGGGTGGGCGAGGACCCCTTCAACCCCAACCTGGACCCCAACGCGCATGGCCGCGACGTCGTGGCCCACAGCTACACCAAAGATGAAGAGCCGGCCTACTGGAATCACTCGGAACGGCCCCTGATTGTGAATACCCCCAAATACGGCCGCAAGGTCTTCACGGGCCAGACCCACATGCCCACGCCCACTAAGGTGCAGTTCTTCACCAACGTCAACTTGCTGAACAACGCCAAGCACCACTACGAGATGATCAAAAATGTGAACCCCCACGTGGAGCTGATCATCACTGTGGACATTGAAATGACCGCCACCGTGGAGTATGCGGACTTTGCCCTGGCCGCCAATTCCTGGGCCGAGTTTGAAACATACGAGATTACCGCTTCCTGCTCCAACCCCTTCCTGCAGATTTGGAAGGGCGGCATCCCGCCCCTTTATAACACGCGCGACGACGCCCGCATCCTGGCCGAGGTCTCGGCGGCGCTGGCCGACGAGATCGGCGAGCCGCGGCTGCGAGATTACTGGAGGTTCATACTAGAAGGACGGCCCGAAATTTACATTCAGCGCCTGCTAGATTCGTCCCTGACCACCAGCGGCTACCGGGTCGAGGACATCATCGCCGGCAAATATGGCGAACCAGGCGCTGCCCTCATGCTTTTCCGCACCTATCCCCGCATCCCCTTCTGGGAGCAGATCCACGACTCCGTACCCTTCTACACCGACACCGGCCGCCTCAACAGCTACTGCGATATCCCAGAGGCCATCGAGTATGGTGAGAACATCATCAGCCACCGGGAGGGGCCAGAGGCCACGCCCTACCTGCCCAATGTCATCGTTACCCGCAGCCGTTTCGTGCGGCCAGAGGATTACGGCATCCCCGCCGACCATATGGGCTGGGAGGAGCGCACGGTGCGCAACATCGCCTTGCCCTGGAATCAGGTCAAAGAGACCAAAAATCCACTGTGGGCGCAGGGATTCCACTTCTACTGCCTGACCCCCAAGACGCGGCATCGCGTGCACTCCTCCTGGAGTACGGTGGACTGGACCATCATCCTGGACTCGAATTTCGGTGACCCTTACCGGGCGGATAAACGGCTGCCCGGGCCGGGCGACCATCAGCTGCACATGAACCCGCAGGCGGCCAAGGATCTGGGCATCGAGGACGGAGACTATGTGTATGTGGACGCCAACCCCGCCGACCGGCCCTACATCGGTTGGAAGCCCGACGATCCCTTCTACAAGGTGGCGCGGTTGATGCTGCGGGTTAAGTACAATCCGGCCTATCCCTACCACATCGTCATGCTCAAGCACGGACCCTTCATGGCCACTGAAAAATCGGTGAAAGCCCACGAAACCCGACCCGATGGTTTGGCCAAATCAGAGGGCACGGGCTACATGGCCAACCTGCGCTATGGTTCGCAGCAGTCCGTGACGCGCGACTGGTCCATGCCCATGCACCAGACCGACACCCTCTTCCACAAACAGAAGACAGGCATGCAGTTCATCTTTGGCGGCG comes from the Litorilinea aerophila genome and includes:
- a CDS encoding alpha-L-fucosidase, which encodes MTTDRLQQIENRISAGPFNASWDSLEAYQVPDWYQDGKFGIFIHWGVYAVPAFGNEWYPRNMYLQGSREYQHHLATYGPHRQFGYKDFIPLFKAEQYDPQAWARLFKEAGARFVVPVAEHHDGFQMYASDLSRWNAAQMGPKRDLIGELAEAVREEGMVFGVSSHRAEHWWFMGGGREFDSDVQDPQYEDFYGPARHPRPHEQYLANSPDQAFLEDWLLRCCELVEKYQPQLFWFDWWIMNLAFKPYLKKFAAYYYNMAASWGKGVAINHKYDAFPAGTAVFDIERGQVRSIRGLFWQNDTSVSKNSWGYIQDHDYKEANDIVCDLIDVVSKNGALLLNVGPRADGTIPEPEVEILRQIGGWLQVHGEAIYGTRPWITHGEGPTQVLEGAFTDTRRARFTSADIRFTTRGNTLYAHVLDWPADGQVVVHSLGTQAATRPPRIGQVELLGSPQPVTWHQEQDGLRVDVSGRPATGFPLVLKISPA
- a CDS encoding ATP-binding protein, whose product is MITSVRARLSLLFFLFLLLVLASVTVTYAVVASQHHDARLINLAGRQRMLSQRMAWLALVAPTDPMLEADRQRFTQTLDALRQGGTTLDVNDQWVVLPPPDNPAMQAALTDVWHAWLRFSVELDRRIAAPGEPNVALTDAALVLLDTLDVAVAQFTVQAEAKVRRLQVIQFIFLLLALLLLWMGYRVTRQHVVDPLASLGESAQQIIAGEMEKAIPSFVDEELRQLATVLDTLRVEVLASRRQLEARVAQRTQELTTAFEFSQEIVAQLELDSLLKSVTNRARSLLNGRAAALCLLDEQGTTLRLAASSGVDQARPELRQPATADLPARVIGQGQTVVAETACARCGFLRGLVGAHCVATPLCVGDEILGSLCVVRSGQEAFSPEEQTALALLSNTAAVSIVNARLVESDRRQARQLAIQQERARLAAELHDNLAQTLSFLNFKAERLNELIVEGAMVNAAMELAQMRGATSRAYSQVRAALTGLYAGEPEGRPLAAQLVACVEELRTVTSLPIELVIADEDALALPAIAQQQVLHIVREALTNVWRHAEAQHVCVHVAQMNGQACFSVRDDGRGFDPACVDSMSHMGIAIMRARAERSGGCFTVRSRPGAGTEILVTFTLPASAQPAGEA
- a CDS encoding response regulator; translation: MGRWSILLADDHELFRTGLAGLIDGQPDLQVVGQAGDGFEALTLARTLHPALIVMDISMPVCDGLEATRLVRAMPELADVRILMLTVHDEDEKLFEAIKAGANGYLLKNTTSGEFLRGVRSVLAGEAILPPRLAARLMEEFARLATRSPSEENRQRNSLSVDNALTVRELEVLALIATGASDRQIADQLFISLHTVKTHVRNILAKLHAANRHAAVDQARQRGLL
- a CDS encoding helix-turn-helix domain-containing protein; the protein is MSAAVHRVLIVGDSLFAEAVDQLLRHNQALEVTGIVMNMAEALSQLSLTLPDVVLVLNSGGETRLDPCSLLVAYPDLPVLYADLTGADFRILRSQPIGSRAADLLAAIQALPIRR
- a CDS encoding molybdopterin-dependent oxidoreductase, yielding MTGLSRRDFLKVSGGAALGLAMAGTPLEWQLLQPVNVENPLATYPNRGWEQVYRNQYSYDSSFTFVCSPNDTHACRLRAFVRNGVILRCETNYDVERYSDLYGNRATAHWHPRGCKKGQTFHRRVYGPHRLKGPLMRKGWKEWADDGFPLLTPENQEKYRFTSRGTDELLPVDWDTAYRYIAKGMVAIARRYSSEEGVELLRQQGYPEEMIEAMGGAGTRTFKCRGGMGLLGVIGKYGMYRFANGLALLDAHIRGVGPEEAKGGRTWSNYTWHGDQAPGHPFVTGLQASDEDFNDLRNSRLHIQCGKNLVENKMAESHFFVECMERGAKIVTITPEYSPPATKSDYWIPIRPATDTALFLGITRWLMDNNQYDDDFVKRFTDLPLLVRLDTLKRLRADELFPDYRPGLHPEGPSFKLQGLKPEQYERLGDYVVRDASGEFKALTRDDVGEVLAQKGIDPVLDWSGVVTLADGSEVEVMTLWAMYREHLQDYDLDTVAEITNAPRHLIEQLAKDIATMSPVALHIGEGINHWFHATLANRAQFLPLMLTGNIGKPGAGCYTWAGNYKAALFQGSPQTGPGFKGWVGEDPFNPNLDPNAHGRDVVAHSYTKDEEPAYWNHSERPLIVNTPKYGRKVFTGQTHMPTPTKVQFFTNVNLLNNAKHHYEMIKNVNPHVELIITVDIEMTATVEYADFALAANSWAEFETYEITASCSNPFLQIWKGGIPPLYNTRDDARILAEVSAALADEIGEPRLRDYWRFILEGRPEIYIQRLLDSSLTTSGYRVEDIIAGKYGEPGAALMLFRTYPRIPFWEQIHDSVPFYTDTGRLNSYCDIPEAIEYGENIISHREGPEATPYLPNVIVTRSRFVRPEDYGIPADHMGWEERTVRNIALPWNQVKETKNPLWAQGFHFYCLTPKTRHRVHSSWSTVDWTIILDSNFGDPYRADKRLPGPGDHQLHMNPQAAKDLGIEDGDYVYVDANPADRPYIGWKPDDPFYKVARLMLRVKYNPAYPYHIVMLKHGPFMATEKSVKAHETRPDGLAKSEGTGYMANLRYGSQQSVTRDWSMPMHQTDTLFHKQKTGMQFIFGGEADNHALNTVPKETLVRIVKAEDGGLDGKGPWEPTKTGYTPAHENEFMLRYLAGETIEVTT